In a single window of the Nocardioides sp. L-11A genome:
- a CDS encoding oxygenase MpaB family protein produces the protein MAKTLWRDRNDALDPETDYVEIYQNLALYEFTWDLTQALSFALFRTYAVPSIGRLLDETGAFTGAVQKRYDDTALLLEAPFVHGFDSEAGRTAMRRINQMHRMYDISNDDFRYVLSTFVVVPKRWLDDYGWRPLTDGELRASVNYYRALGRHMGIKDIPETYDAFMHLMDDYERAHFDFDAGGRRVADSTLRLLATFYPRPLRKPVDLFSRGLMDQPLRDAFAYPDPGPLVRRLSVGAMRVRARLLRHTPSNRVPTYTADLSRIKSYPDGYRLGDLGTFPVPGRGGCPVRHDSQSVAPG, from the coding sequence ATGGCCAAGACCCTCTGGCGGGACCGCAACGACGCCCTCGACCCGGAGACGGACTACGTCGAGATCTACCAGAACCTCGCGCTCTACGAGTTCACCTGGGACCTCACCCAGGCGCTCAGCTTCGCGCTGTTCCGGACCTACGCCGTGCCGAGCATCGGCCGGCTCCTCGACGAGACCGGCGCGTTCACCGGCGCCGTCCAGAAGCGGTACGACGACACGGCGCTGCTCCTCGAGGCGCCGTTCGTGCACGGCTTCGACTCCGAGGCCGGCAGGACCGCGATGCGACGGATCAACCAGATGCACCGGATGTACGACATCTCCAATGACGACTTCCGCTACGTGCTGTCGACCTTCGTCGTCGTCCCCAAGCGCTGGCTCGACGACTACGGATGGCGCCCCCTCACCGACGGCGAGCTGCGCGCGAGCGTGAACTACTACCGCGCCCTCGGGCGGCACATGGGGATCAAGGACATCCCGGAGACCTACGACGCGTTCATGCACCTGATGGACGACTACGAGCGCGCCCACTTCGACTTCGACGCCGGCGGCCGCCGGGTCGCGGACTCCACGCTGCGCCTACTCGCGACGTTCTACCCGCGACCGCTGCGCAAGCCGGTCGACCTGTTCAGCCGCGGGCTGATGGACCAGCCGCTCCGCGACGCCTTCGCCTATCCCGACCCGGGGCCCCTCGTCCGCCGGCTCAGCGTCGGCGCGATGCGCGTGCGGGCCCGGCTGCTGCGCCACACCCCGTCGAACCGGGTGCCGACGTACACCGCCGACCTGTCCCGGATCAAGAGCTACCCCGACGGCTACCGCCTCGGCGATCTCGGCACCTTCCCCGTGCCGGGCCGGGGCGGCTGCCCGGTGCGGCACGACAGCCAGTCGGTCGCTCCGGGCTGA
- a CDS encoding TlpA disulfide reductase family protein yields MRLPAAAVALVAAGVLLTGCDSVAPAFACKVDATTPELIEDRAAAGIADCDPATWSVADGAAAQLPDLELDCLGGADGAALSQVRGPAVLNFWASNCGPCRKEMPALQEFYEAYGDRITVLGVNWLDTYPGAAIDLARQSGVTYPSLADGCGDLQETDAELGVGLPFFLFVAEDGTVSRPHTGGVTSPDEIVAMVADYLDLDLTDRAAS; encoded by the coding sequence ATGCGTCTTCCCGCCGCCGCGGTCGCCCTGGTGGCGGCGGGCGTCCTGCTGACGGGCTGCGACAGCGTCGCGCCGGCCTTCGCGTGCAAGGTCGACGCGACGACGCCCGAGCTGATCGAGGACCGTGCGGCGGCCGGCATCGCCGACTGCGATCCGGCGACCTGGTCGGTGGCCGACGGCGCCGCCGCGCAGCTGCCGGACCTCGAGCTCGACTGCCTCGGCGGCGCGGACGGCGCGGCGCTGTCCCAGGTGCGCGGACCGGCGGTGCTGAACTTCTGGGCGTCCAACTGCGGCCCCTGCCGCAAGGAGATGCCGGCGCTGCAGGAGTTCTACGAGGCCTACGGCGACCGGATCACGGTGCTGGGCGTGAACTGGCTCGACACCTACCCCGGTGCGGCCATCGACCTCGCGCGGCAGAGCGGCGTCACCTACCCCTCGCTCGCCGACGGCTGCGGTGACCTGCAGGAGACCGACGCCGAGCTCGGCGTCGGCCTGCCGTTCTTCCTCTTCGTCGCCGAGGACGGCACCGTGTCGCGGCCGCACACCGGAGGGGTGACCTCGCCCGACGAGATCGTCGCGATGGTGGCCGATTACCTCGACCTCGATCTCACCGACCGGGCGGCGTCGTGA
- a CDS encoding NUDIX domain-containing protein, with protein MTPVPLPPVPLPARIAELAAEYADGRREAAVPRDAATVVVLRPGADGEPEVYLLRRQVSMAFAGGMCVFPGGGVDPRDYDHTVAWAGPAPAEWAAQLGTTEDVARALVCAAVRETFEESGVLLAGTSADSVVADTTGEDWEADRVALESRELAMTDFLDRRGLVLRTDLLGIWSGWLTPVFEPKRYRTWFFVAQLPEGQITRDVSSESSEVVWVGAAAAADAADAGELAMLPPTYLTCLEVGTHATPAGVIAASAGRTVAMFTPEVEPLGDGHTLSMPDGLRPLVAARRA; from the coding sequence GTGACGCCCGTCCCGTTGCCGCCGGTGCCGCTGCCCGCGCGGATCGCCGAGCTCGCGGCGGAGTACGCCGACGGCCGGCGCGAGGCCGCCGTGCCGCGTGATGCGGCGACGGTGGTCGTGCTGCGGCCCGGCGCGGACGGTGAGCCGGAGGTCTACCTGCTGCGGCGGCAGGTCTCGATGGCCTTCGCCGGCGGCATGTGCGTGTTCCCCGGAGGCGGGGTCGACCCCCGCGACTACGACCACACCGTGGCGTGGGCCGGTCCGGCGCCGGCGGAGTGGGCGGCTCAGCTCGGCACCACCGAGGACGTCGCGCGGGCTCTGGTCTGCGCCGCGGTCCGCGAGACCTTCGAGGAGTCCGGCGTGCTGCTCGCCGGGACCTCGGCCGACAGCGTCGTCGCGGACACCACCGGTGAGGACTGGGAGGCCGACCGGGTCGCCCTGGAGTCGCGGGAGCTGGCCATGACCGACTTCCTCGACCGCCGGGGGCTGGTGCTCCGCACCGACCTGCTGGGCATCTGGAGCGGCTGGCTGACCCCCGTGTTCGAGCCGAAGCGCTACCGGACCTGGTTCTTCGTCGCGCAGTTGCCGGAGGGGCAGATCACGCGCGACGTGTCCAGCGAGTCCTCCGAGGTGGTCTGGGTCGGTGCCGCGGCGGCCGCCGACGCCGCCGACGCGGGGGAGTTGGCGATGCTGCCGCCGACGTACCTGACCTGCCTGGAGGTCGGTACCCACGCCACCCCCGCCGGCGTGATCGCGGCGAGCGCCGGCCGGACGGTCGCGATGTTCACTCCCGAGGTCGAGCCGCTGGGCGACGGCCACACCCTGTCGATGCCTGACGGGCTGCGCCCGCTGGTCGCCGCGCGGAGGGCCTGA
- the nth gene encoding endonuclease III has product MRPIDITEETSTQLVRRARKVDRVLAETYPDAKAELDFDNPFECLVVTVLSAQTTDKRVNAVRPTLFAAYPDPASMAAADRAHLEQIVGPLGFFRAKTESLLKLSAALVERYDGQVPARLDDLVTLPGVGRKTANVVLGNAFDIPGITVDTHFGRLARRLGWTQETDPVKVEHAVGALFPKRDWTMLSHHLIWHGRRRCHAKKPACGACPVARWCPSYGTGPTDPVEAEKLVRTEGPN; this is encoded by the coding sequence GTGCGGCCGATCGACATCACCGAGGAGACGTCGACCCAACTCGTGCGCAGGGCCCGCAAGGTCGACCGCGTGCTCGCCGAGACCTATCCCGACGCCAAGGCCGAGCTCGACTTCGACAACCCCTTCGAATGCCTCGTCGTGACCGTGCTGTCGGCGCAGACGACCGACAAGCGGGTCAACGCGGTGCGCCCGACGCTGTTCGCGGCGTACCCCGACCCGGCGTCGATGGCCGCCGCCGATCGCGCCCATCTCGAGCAGATCGTGGGTCCGCTGGGCTTCTTCCGGGCCAAGACCGAGTCGCTGCTCAAGCTCAGCGCCGCCCTCGTCGAGCGGTACGACGGCCAGGTGCCCGCCCGGCTCGACGACCTCGTCACGCTGCCCGGTGTGGGCCGCAAGACCGCCAATGTCGTCCTCGGCAATGCCTTCGACATACCCGGGATCACGGTCGACACCCACTTCGGCCGCCTGGCCCGCCGGCTGGGGTGGACCCAGGAGACCGACCCGGTGAAGGTCGAGCACGCCGTCGGCGCGCTGTTCCCCAAGCGCGACTGGACGATGCTCTCGCACCACCTGATCTGGCACGGCCGGCGCCGGTGCCACGCCAAGAAGCCCGCGTGCGGCGCCTGCCCGGTCGCGCGGTGGTGCCCGTCCTACGGCACCGGCCCGACGGACCCGGTCGAGGCGGAGAAGCTGGTCCGCACCGAGGGACCCAACTGA
- a CDS encoding DUF4177 domain-containing protein, translating into MTKWEYQVAPVLNHVAAQILNNFGQDGWELVVLVPGQGGNDIAYFKRPIEG; encoded by the coding sequence ATGACCAAGTGGGAGTACCAGGTGGCGCCGGTCCTGAACCATGTCGCCGCGCAGATCCTCAACAACTTCGGCCAGGACGGCTGGGAGCTCGTCGTCCTCGTGCCCGGCCAGGGCGGCAACGACATCGCCTACTTCAAGCGCCCGATCGAGGGCTGA
- a CDS encoding enoyl-CoA hydratase-related protein, protein MTETFVRYEYAEGVARITLADGERGNPIHPASVGQLHDAVRAARRDAARVVVLAAEGRFFSVGGDLGAFAGSDDVAGFIDDLAERLHRVVSELVRSDAIVVSAVQGTAAGAGFPLAAAADVVVAAETAKFSLAYTKVGLSPDGGSSLLVHTLGLHRTLRLALLGDLLTAQEAYDAGLVARVVPADELAATVDRLVAGLAAGSATANAAAKRLLREVAAPAPESALRKETLSIRALADTADGREGVAAFVEKRAPRFGG, encoded by the coding sequence ATGACCGAGACCTTCGTCCGCTACGAGTACGCCGAGGGCGTCGCCCGGATCACCCTGGCCGACGGCGAGCGCGGCAACCCGATCCACCCCGCCTCGGTGGGCCAGCTCCATGACGCCGTCCGTGCCGCGCGCCGCGACGCCGCCCGGGTCGTCGTCCTCGCTGCGGAGGGCCGCTTCTTCTCCGTCGGCGGTGACCTCGGGGCCTTCGCCGGCTCCGACGACGTGGCCGGTTTCATCGACGATCTCGCCGAGAGGCTGCACCGGGTCGTCAGCGAGCTGGTCCGCTCCGACGCGATCGTCGTCAGCGCGGTCCAGGGCACCGCCGCCGGGGCCGGCTTCCCGCTCGCCGCCGCCGCCGACGTGGTGGTCGCCGCCGAGACCGCGAAGTTCAGCCTCGCCTACACCAAGGTCGGGCTCTCGCCCGACGGCGGCAGCTCGCTGCTGGTCCACACCCTCGGCCTCCACCGCACCCTGCGCCTGGCCCTGCTCGGGGACCTGCTCACCGCGCAGGAGGCCTACGACGCCGGGCTGGTCGCGCGCGTCGTACCCGCCGACGAGCTGGCCGCCACGGTGGACCGGCTGGTCGCCGGCCTCGCCGCCGGCTCGGCCACCGCCAACGCCGCCGCCAAGCGCCTGCTGCGCGAGGTCGCCGCGCCCGCGCCGGAGTCCGCGCTGCGCAAGGAGACCCTCTCGATCCGCGCCCTCGCCGACACCGCCGACGGGCGGGAGGGCGTGGCCGCGTTCGTGGAGAAGAGGGCGCCTCGGTTCGGGGGCTGA
- a CDS encoding Crp/Fnr family transcriptional regulator → MDNDVLRQAPLFSALDDEAMAGLRTSLATTRLRRGEVLFHEGDSGDKLYVVLEGKVKLGRTSSDGRENLLAIMGPGQMFGELSLFDPGPRSATVTCVTDAEFASLSHEDLLRWLEGRPTVARGLLAQLAARLRKANDVVADLVFSDVPGRVAKALLDLADRFGRTADDGVHVHHDLTQEELAQLVGASRETVNKALADFASRGWLRLEPRSVVILDMERMSRRAR, encoded by the coding sequence GTGGACAACGACGTACTCCGTCAGGCGCCACTGTTCAGTGCCCTCGACGACGAGGCGATGGCAGGGCTGCGCACGTCACTGGCCACCACCCGGCTCCGCCGCGGGGAGGTGCTGTTCCACGAGGGCGACAGCGGCGACAAGCTCTACGTCGTCCTCGAGGGCAAGGTGAAGCTCGGCCGCACCTCGTCCGACGGCCGCGAGAACCTGCTCGCGATCATGGGTCCCGGGCAGATGTTCGGCGAGCTCTCCCTCTTCGACCCGGGCCCGCGCTCGGCCACGGTCACCTGCGTCACCGACGCCGAGTTCGCCTCGCTGTCCCACGAGGACCTGCTGCGCTGGCTCGAGGGCCGCCCGACGGTCGCCCGCGGACTGCTCGCCCAGCTGGCCGCGCGACTGCGCAAGGCCAACGACGTCGTCGCCGACCTGGTCTTCTCCGACGTCCCCGGCCGGGTCGCCAAGGCGCTGCTCGACCTCGCCGACCGCTTCGGCCGCACCGCCGACGACGGCGTCCACGTCCACCACGACCTCACCCAGGAGGAGCTCGCCCAGCTGGTCGGCGCCTCCCGCGAGACGGTCAACAAGGCGCTCGCCGACTTCGCCTCGCGCGGCTGGCTGCGCCTGGAGCCGCGCTCCGTCGTCATCCTCGACATGGAGCGGATGTCGCGCCGGGCGCGCTGA
- a CDS encoding MBL fold metallo-hydrolase, with product MDPWYGGAYGDRGRCVLAPNPGLMTLDGTNTWILREPGSGRSIVVDPGPLHDEHLDAVAAVAGQVDAVVVTHHHLDHTEAARSFAERMGCGVRGLDPAQCWRADPITDGELLSVGGLDVEVLTTPGHTTDSISLLVEADGALLTGDMVLGRGTTVIAHPDGDLGAYFDSIARMRSLVTDGRVASLWPAHGPVLPDAAAVLDHYVVHRRDRLAQVEAALPRLGLSPVGLPPDVGDHPTLPRQVVEVVYADVDESLWGAAEQSVRSQLAYLARR from the coding sequence ATGGATCCCTGGTACGGCGGTGCCTACGGCGACCGCGGTCGTTGCGTGCTCGCCCCCAACCCCGGGCTGATGACCCTCGACGGCACCAACACCTGGATCCTGCGCGAGCCGGGCTCCGGGCGCTCGATCGTCGTGGACCCGGGTCCGCTGCACGACGAGCACCTCGATGCGGTCGCCGCGGTCGCCGGTCAGGTGGACGCGGTCGTCGTGACCCACCACCACCTCGACCACACCGAGGCCGCGCGGTCCTTCGCGGAGCGGATGGGCTGCGGAGTCCGGGGGCTCGATCCGGCGCAGTGCTGGCGCGCGGACCCGATCACCGACGGCGAGCTGCTCTCCGTCGGCGGCCTCGACGTCGAGGTCCTCACCACGCCCGGTCACACGACCGACTCCATCTCGCTGCTCGTCGAGGCCGACGGAGCACTGCTCACCGGTGACATGGTGCTCGGCCGCGGGACGACGGTGATCGCGCACCCCGACGGCGACCTCGGCGCCTACTTCGACTCCATCGCCCGGATGCGGTCGCTCGTCACCGACGGTCGGGTCGCGTCCCTGTGGCCGGCTCACGGGCCGGTCCTGCCGGACGCCGCCGCCGTCCTCGACCATTACGTCGTGCACCGGCGCGACCGGCTCGCCCAGGTCGAGGCGGCCCTGCCCCGGCTCGGGCTGTCGCCGGTGGGCCTGCCCCCGGACGTGGGCGACCACCCGACGCTGCCGCGCCAGGTGGTCGAGGTGGTCTACGCCGACGTCGACGAGTCGCTGTGGGGTGCGGCCGAGCAGTCGGTGCGCTCGCAGTTGGCGTACCTCGCCCGGCGCTGA
- a CDS encoding RidA family protein, which translates to MATPEERLAELGLTVPEVVPPVAAYIPAIRSGERVYTSGQLPMRDGALMATGKVGGTVSAEDAYACARQCALNAIAAIRSIAGDLSQVRIVKVVAFVASTPDFTGQPGVANGASEFFAEVFGDAGVHARSAVGVPVLPLDAPVEVEVIAEIGGTA; encoded by the coding sequence GTGGCGACCCCCGAGGAGAGGCTGGCGGAGCTCGGCCTGACGGTGCCCGAGGTCGTCCCGCCGGTGGCCGCCTACATCCCGGCGATCCGCAGCGGTGAGCGGGTCTACACGTCGGGCCAGCTGCCGATGCGCGACGGCGCGCTGATGGCGACGGGCAAGGTCGGCGGCACGGTGAGCGCCGAGGATGCCTACGCCTGCGCACGTCAGTGCGCGCTCAACGCCATCGCCGCGATCCGCTCGATCGCGGGCGACCTGAGCCAGGTGCGGATCGTCAAGGTCGTCGCCTTCGTGGCCTCGACGCCCGACTTCACCGGCCAGCCCGGTGTCGCCAACGGTGCGTCCGAGTTCTTCGCCGAGGTGTTCGGCGATGCGGGCGTGCACGCGCGCTCCGCCGTCGGCGTACCCGTGCTCCCGCTGGATGCGCCGGTCGAGGTCGAGGTGATCGCCGAGATCGGCGGCACCGCGTGA
- a CDS encoding acyl-CoA dehydrogenase family protein translates to MTGPSPMYPAYAAPSEQALRLYDEMRRFLAEDVFPAEEAYERYREAAGPDDHTVPTVVEELKVRARARGLWNLFLPSESGLTQLEYAPIAELSGWSLELAPEAINCQAPDTGNMELLHLVGTDEQKQRWLRPLLDGEIRSAFAMTEPAVASSDATNVETRIERDGDEYVVNGRKWWITGAADPRCRVLIVMGKTDPGAATHRQQSMLIAPVDTPGVEIKRSYPVFGRQDQHGHTVIEFTDARVPVGNLLGEEGGGFAAAQMRLGPGRIHHVMRALGAGERALAMMVDRAKTRTAFGGLLAEQSAVREKIAESRVELDQARALCHLAAHTIDAEGNKGARHLIASAKIAVPRAVLSVIDRAIQLHGAAGISDATPLASLYGWHRAMRIFDGPDEAHLTTLGRAELNRDPLFDLPPALHDQFR, encoded by the coding sequence ATGACCGGGCCGTCGCCGATGTATCCCGCCTACGCCGCACCGAGCGAACAGGCCCTGCGCCTGTACGACGAGATGCGGCGCTTCCTCGCCGAGGACGTGTTCCCCGCGGAGGAGGCCTACGAGCGCTACCGCGAGGCCGCGGGCCCGGACGACCACACCGTGCCGACGGTCGTCGAGGAGCTCAAGGTCAGGGCCCGGGCCCGTGGCCTGTGGAACCTCTTCCTGCCGAGCGAGTCCGGGTTGACCCAGCTGGAGTACGCGCCGATCGCCGAGCTGTCCGGCTGGAGCCTCGAGCTGGCGCCGGAGGCGATCAACTGCCAGGCGCCCGACACCGGCAATATGGAGCTGCTGCACCTGGTCGGCACCGACGAGCAGAAGCAGCGCTGGCTGCGGCCGCTGCTGGACGGCGAGATCCGCTCGGCGTTCGCGATGACCGAGCCGGCGGTGGCCTCCTCCGACGCCACGAATGTCGAGACCCGGATCGAGCGCGACGGCGACGAGTACGTCGTCAACGGCCGCAAGTGGTGGATCACCGGCGCCGCCGACCCGCGGTGCCGGGTCCTGATCGTGATGGGCAAGACCGATCCCGGGGCCGCCACCCACCGTCAGCAGTCGATGCTGATCGCCCCCGTCGACACCCCCGGCGTCGAGATCAAGCGCTCGTACCCGGTCTTCGGGCGCCAGGACCAGCACGGCCACACGGTCATCGAGTTCACCGACGCCCGCGTCCCGGTGGGCAACCTGCTCGGCGAGGAGGGCGGCGGGTTCGCCGCCGCGCAGATGCGGCTGGGTCCCGGCCGGATCCACCACGTGATGCGGGCGCTCGGCGCCGGCGAGCGCGCCCTGGCGATGATGGTCGACCGGGCGAAGACCCGGACGGCGTTCGGCGGCCTCCTCGCCGAGCAGTCGGCGGTGCGGGAGAAGATCGCCGAGTCGCGCGTCGAGCTCGACCAGGCCCGCGCGCTGTGTCACCTGGCCGCGCACACGATCGACGCCGAGGGCAACAAGGGTGCCCGGCACCTGATCGCCTCCGCCAAGATCGCGGTGCCCCGCGCCGTCCTCTCCGTCATCGACCGGGCCATCCAGCTCCACGGCGCGGCCGGCATCAGCGACGCGACCCCGCTCGCGTCGCTCTACGGCTGGCATCGTGCGATGCGGATCTTCGACGGTCCCGACGAGGCCCACCTGACCACCCTCGGGCGCGCCGAGCTGAACCGCGACCCGCTGTTCGACCTGCCGCCCGCCCTGCACGACCAGTTCCGCTGA
- a CDS encoding CoA pyrophosphatase — protein sequence MTDVPADVPADLPAGLPDWLHPVARGARRISGSHLTAFLPPKDQPVRRGAVLMLFGDHDVLLTERAHDMRSHPGQVSFPGGSIDPGETVVEAALREADEEIGVDPAGVEVFGTLPELWLPPSNFAVTPVLGWWRDPAPIRVASPQEVHAIHRVTLEELFAPEHRIQVRHPGGWMGPGFLIGPDKDVILWGFTGGILTRFFDFLGWLPPVTDPPVHDLPDYMLAEHVRRTAAAAAADEDAGDGMDILEPNE from the coding sequence GTGACCGACGTGCCCGCCGACGTACCCGCGGACCTGCCGGCCGGTCTGCCCGACTGGCTGCATCCCGTCGCACGCGGTGCGCGCCGGATCAGCGGCAGCCACCTGACGGCGTTCCTGCCGCCCAAGGACCAGCCGGTACGCCGCGGCGCGGTCCTCATGCTCTTCGGCGACCACGACGTGCTGCTCACCGAGCGCGCCCACGACATGCGCTCCCACCCGGGCCAGGTGTCCTTCCCGGGCGGCAGCATCGACCCGGGCGAGACGGTCGTCGAGGCGGCACTGCGCGAGGCCGACGAGGAGATCGGCGTCGACCCGGCCGGCGTCGAGGTCTTCGGCACGCTGCCCGAGCTGTGGCTGCCGCCGTCCAACTTCGCGGTGACCCCGGTGCTCGGCTGGTGGCGCGACCCGGCGCCGATCCGGGTCGCCTCCCCGCAGGAGGTGCACGCCATCCACCGGGTGACGCTCGAGGAGCTGTTCGCGCCCGAGCACCGCATCCAGGTGCGCCACCCCGGCGGGTGGATGGGGCCGGGCTTCCTGATCGGCCCCGACAAGGACGTCATCCTGTGGGGCTTCACGGGCGGCATCCTCACCCGGTTCTTCGACTTCCTCGGGTGGCTCCCCCCGGTGACGGACCCGCCGGTGCATGATCTCCCCGACTACATGCTCGCCGAGCACGTCCGCCGGACGGCCGCCGCGGCAGCTGCCGACGAGGACGCGGGGGACGGCATGGACATCCTGGAGCCCAACGAGTGA
- a CDS encoding MarP family serine protease, whose amino-acid sequence MNVLDWLLVVLVAAYALSGYWQGFITGAFATIGLLSGGLGGILLAPLVLGGLDPSLAVSLGALFIVILCASLGQAVLQYAGARVRERITWQPARALDAVGGALLSALAVLLVAWALGVAISGTRIGSVTSMVRSSVVLSKVNEALPDSAPNALQAFNNVVGTGFFPRYLEPFAPERIVEVAPGPSDLPGSDRVEATRSSVVKIRGANRCGRGVEGTGFVFAEDRVMTNAHVVAGVEDPEVSIGGGTELARVVLYDRDLDVAVLAVETDDAPVLKFDTGVGAEDPVAIVGYPQDGPFDVQTGRVRAMQNLRSPDIYGAGTVVREVYSLRGLVRPGNSGGPIVTPQGNVAGVVFAASVTDPETGYALTAQQVQASARAGTAPGTDDAEVATGDCAS is encoded by the coding sequence GTGAACGTCCTCGACTGGCTGCTCGTCGTCCTCGTCGCCGCCTATGCCCTCTCGGGCTACTGGCAGGGCTTCATCACCGGCGCCTTCGCGACGATCGGGCTGCTGTCGGGCGGTCTGGGCGGCATCCTGCTGGCGCCGTTGGTCCTCGGCGGTCTCGACCCGTCGCTGGCCGTCTCCCTGGGGGCGCTGTTCATCGTCATCCTCTGTGCCTCGCTGGGCCAGGCGGTGCTGCAGTACGCCGGCGCGCGGGTGCGCGAGCGGATCACCTGGCAGCCCGCCCGCGCCCTCGACGCCGTCGGCGGGGCGCTGCTCAGCGCGCTCGCCGTACTCCTCGTCGCGTGGGCGCTCGGCGTCGCGATCTCCGGCACCCGGATCGGCTCGGTCACCTCGATGGTGCGCAGCTCGGTGGTGCTGTCGAAGGTCAACGAGGCGCTCCCCGACTCCGCGCCCAACGCGCTGCAGGCGTTCAACAACGTGGTCGGCACCGGGTTCTTCCCCCGCTACCTCGAGCCGTTCGCCCCGGAGCGGATCGTGGAGGTCGCGCCGGGACCGTCCGACCTGCCCGGCTCCGACCGGGTCGAAGCCACCCGCTCCAGCGTGGTCAAGATCCGCGGCGCCAACCGCTGCGGCCGCGGTGTCGAGGGCACCGGCTTCGTCTTCGCCGAGGACCGCGTGATGACCAACGCCCACGTCGTCGCGGGCGTCGAGGACCCGGAGGTCAGCATCGGCGGCGGCACCGAGCTGGCCCGGGTCGTGCTCTACGACCGCGACCTCGATGTCGCCGTCCTGGCCGTGGAGACCGACGACGCACCGGTGCTGAAGTTCGACACCGGGGTGGGTGCCGAGGACCCGGTCGCGATCGTCGGCTACCCGCAGGACGGGCCGTTCGACGTACAGACCGGCCGGGTGCGCGCCATGCAGAACCTCCGCTCGCCCGACATCTACGGCGCCGGCACGGTCGTCCGCGAGGTCTACTCCCTGCGCGGCCTGGTCCGGCCCGGCAACTCCGGCGGCCCCATCGTCACGCCGCAGGGCAATGTCGCGGGCGTCGTCTTCGCCGCGTCGGTCACCGACCCCGAGACCGGGTACGCCCTCACCGCCCAGCAGGTGCAGGCCAGCGCCCGCGCCGGCACCGCCCCCGGCACCGACGACGCCGAGGTCGCCACCGGCGACTGCGCTTCGTGA
- a CDS encoding sensor histidine kinase, which produces MAGPALGAHRQPWRLGPRGERWFDVALTAVLLLPVLPYLLFVDVADGLLMLLQITPLLFRRRHPVAVFAAVATATAVQPLLNDHPLWSQFAFPVAVYSVARYAGPRWAAAALGTGLVGAMVAAFDWLHGFGAELLTVENVTAYSVTVALFVVVAWTLGTLGRTRQAYVDALVERGARLEREAAQQAALAAIDERHRIAREMHDVVAHGLTTIVVQADGARAAATHDPTVTGPALATIATTGREAIAELRRMLGLLRAEEAPTAPQPRLGDLPALLAEARAAGTRVVAQLPEPLPAVSDGVALTTYRIAQEALTNVRRHAGPEATAGVALRIEAGTVVVEVTDDGRGAAAPDDGRGLGLAGMRERVAAHGGTLTTGPAPGGGFTVCARIPL; this is translated from the coding sequence GTGGCCGGACCTGCCCTGGGAGCGCATCGACAGCCGTGGCGGCTCGGACCGCGCGGCGAGCGGTGGTTCGACGTCGCGCTGACCGCGGTCCTGCTGCTGCCGGTCCTGCCGTACCTGCTCTTCGTCGATGTCGCCGACGGCCTGCTGATGCTCCTCCAGATCACCCCGCTGCTGTTCCGCCGCCGGCACCCGGTGGCCGTGTTCGCCGCCGTCGCCACCGCGACAGCGGTCCAGCCGCTGCTCAACGACCACCCGCTGTGGAGCCAGTTCGCGTTCCCGGTCGCCGTCTACTCCGTGGCGCGGTACGCCGGCCCACGCTGGGCCGCGGCCGCGCTCGGCACCGGTCTGGTCGGGGCCATGGTCGCCGCGTTCGACTGGCTGCACGGCTTCGGTGCCGAGCTGCTGACGGTGGAGAACGTCACGGCCTACTCCGTCACCGTCGCGCTGTTCGTCGTCGTCGCCTGGACGTTGGGAACCCTCGGCCGGACCCGGCAGGCGTACGTCGACGCGCTGGTCGAGCGCGGCGCGCGCCTCGAGCGCGAGGCGGCCCAGCAGGCCGCCCTGGCCGCGATCGACGAGCGGCACCGGATCGCCCGGGAGATGCACGACGTGGTGGCCCACGGGCTGACCACGATCGTGGTCCAGGCCGACGGCGCCCGCGCCGCCGCGACGCACGACCCCACCGTGACCGGGCCGGCTCTCGCGACGATCGCGACGACCGGCCGGGAGGCGATCGCGGAGCTGCGCCGGATGCTCGGGCTGCTGCGCGCGGAGGAGGCCCCGACGGCTCCCCAGCCCCGCCTCGGCGATCTCCCGGCGCTCCTCGCCGAGGCACGCGCCGCCGGGACGCGGGTCGTGGCCCAGCTCCCCGAGCCGCTGCCCGCGGTCTCGGACGGCGTCGCCCTGACGACGTACCGGATCGCCCAGGAGGCGCTCACCAACGTACGCCGGCACGCCGGCCCCGAGGCCACGGCCGGCGTCGCGCTGCGGATCGAGGCGGGGACGGTCGTCGTCGAGGTGACCGACGACGGGCGGGGTGCGGCCGCGCCCGACGACGGCCGCGGGCTCGGGCTCGCGGGGATGCGGGAGCGGGTGGCCGCGCACGGCGGCACCCTGACGACCGGACCCGCGCCGGGCGGCGGCTTCACGGTGTGCGCGAGGATCCCGCTGTGA